A genome region from Schistocerca americana isolate TAMUIC-IGC-003095 chromosome 1, iqSchAmer2.1, whole genome shotgun sequence includes the following:
- the LOC124569450 gene encoding THAP domain-containing protein 1-like codes for MVIYCVACGCKELQRKGSVQFHRFPFSRPEILKLWVQAIRRDRWSPTAYSTICSRHFTENCYQVRPGASLRLLKEGAVPFVFDFPKHVQKKMTARRQLVRKEPASTQDVNHAGVQLEKSPEAVA; via the exons ATGGTGATATATTGTGTAGCTTGTGGTTGTAAGGAACTCCAGAGGAAAGGCAGTGTTCAGTTTCATAG GTTTCCATTTTCTCGTCCGGAAATTCTGAAATTATGGGTGCAAGCAATTCGTAGAGACAGGTGGTCACCTACTGCGTACAGTACGATATGCAGCAGACACTTTACTGAAAATTGCTATCAAGTGAGGCCAGGAGCATCATTACGACTGTTAAAAGAAGGTGCCGTCCCATTCGTCTTTGATTTTCCGAAACATGTGCAGAAAAAGATGACTGCAAGGCGACAGTTGGTTCGTAAAGAACCTGCTAGTACTCAA GATGTAAATCACGCAGGCGTACAACTGGAAAAGTCTCCTGAAGCAGTTGCTTAA